AGCCGATCGCCGCTTGGTTTCGAGGGATGAACATTCCTGAACCCATTACCCATTGGGGACACCCTGCCATGATGGCAACGGTGATTTTTATCATGGGTGGA
This is a stretch of genomic DNA from Cyanobacteriota bacterium. It encodes these proteins:
- a CDS encoding DUF4079 domain-containing protein, with translation MSTQLSTLSTQLSELLEPIAAWFRGMNIPEPITHWGHPAMMATVIFIMGG